In the Hyphomonadaceae bacterium BL14 genome, one interval contains:
- a CDS encoding arsenate reductase ArsC has product MSGKTGLMAGRAMNVLILCTGNSARSILGEALFAALGEGRVTAFSAGSNPKGQPHPEALATLARHGHDISGFRSKRWDEFEVPGAPVMDAVITVCDSAASEPCPVWPGAPSRAHWGLPDPAHIDDPDTCRAAFEATYAALDARVRHVLASGAGPHDPKALSAALKAAHEACS; this is encoded by the coding sequence ATGAGCGGCAAAACCGGTTTGATGGCGGGGCGTGCGATGAATGTTCTGATCCTGTGCACGGGCAATTCGGCGCGATCGATCCTGGGCGAGGCGCTGTTCGCCGCGCTGGGGGAGGGGCGCGTCACCGCCTTCTCCGCCGGGTCCAATCCCAAGGGGCAGCCGCACCCCGAGGCGCTCGCCACGCTGGCGCGCCATGGTCATGACATCTCCGGCTTCCGCTCCAAGCGCTGGGATGAGTTCGAGGTGCCGGGCGCGCCGGTCATGGATGCTGTGATCACGGTATGCGATTCAGCGGCCAGCGAGCCCTGCCCGGTCTGGCCCGGCGCGCCGTCCCGCGCCCACTGGGGCCTGCCAGATCCGGCCCATATCGATGATCCGGACACCTGCCGCGCGGCCTTTGAGGCGACGTATGCGGCGCTGGACGCGCGCGTCCGGCATGTGCTGGCCTCGGGTGCCGGCCCGCACGATCCCAAGGCGCTGAGCGCCGCCCTCAA
- a CDS encoding ArsR family transcriptional regulator: MTADTLATGPEALTGQASARLGALAHETRLTVFRALMRAGPGGLAAGALADAAQVSASNLSSHLNVLLGAGLVTVRRDGRQRIYAPDLDAVRELLGFLVNECCQGAPEVCGGLVRC, from the coding sequence ATGACCGCAGATACGCTCGCAACAGGCCCTGAGGCCCTCACCGGCCAGGCCTCCGCCCGCCTGGGCGCACTGGCGCACGAGACGCGGCTGACTGTATTTCGCGCCTTGATGCGCGCCGGTCCCGGAGGGCTGGCGGCGGGGGCGCTGGCCGATGCGGCGCAGGTCAGCGCGTCCAATCTGTCATCCCATCTGAACGTCCTGCTGGGTGCCGGGCTGGTCACGGTGCGCCGGGACGGGCGCCAGCGCATCTATGCGCCGGACCTTGACGCCGTGCGCGAGCTTCTGGGCTTTCTGGTCAATGAATGCTGCCAGGGCGCGCCGGAAGTGTGTGGCGGTCTGGTACGCTGCTGA
- a CDS encoding ectonucleotide pyrophosphatase/phosphodiesterase: MLLHLRPLALIATLWLAGCATAQTGAPAPEARASGDEETLVVLFAVDGLRWDSLELYDVPNMRALAARGMQAEHLIPVTPTSTFVQFTSLATGLWPESHGILNNNTWDRELNERFTNPQSMRDPRWWQGEPFWITAERQGVRTAIQFWLGSENAFDGDRATRWFPYHHVMPYEDRPAAAMTWLDGPEALRPRLIALYFDQPDGAGHGFGPDSDGYGAEIERVDGILGQMIRELEARGLLERTDFIFLSDHGMAQISAERVITIDDHFDIGSVFIPEVHGRWGNSYQPYMNLYADDPDAAEAAYQAMVDLHPNLRVWRRGEMPDHIRIDHPTRGPDVFIMADAGWMLTSGQLPAPERPLTMRGTHGYDANDASMHTVLIGAGPSFPQGRTTGPVRHLDLYLLVTCLLGVTPAQTESDPDAVARLTGGRCPPN; this comes from the coding sequence ATGCTCCTTCACCTGCGCCCCCTCGCCCTGATCGCCACCCTCTGGCTGGCCGGCTGCGCCACGGCCCAGACCGGTGCGCCAGCCCCTGAAGCGCGCGCGAGCGGCGATGAAGAGACGCTCGTCGTCCTGTTCGCGGTGGACGGGCTGCGCTGGGATTCTCTGGAGCTCTATGACGTGCCCAACATGCGTGCACTGGCCGCGCGGGGTATGCAGGCCGAGCACCTGATCCCGGTCACGCCCACCTCCACCTTCGTGCAGTTCACCTCGCTGGCCACAGGCCTGTGGCCGGAAAGTCACGGCATCCTCAACAACAATACCTGGGACCGCGAACTGAACGAGCGTTTCACCAATCCCCAGAGCATGCGCGACCCGCGCTGGTGGCAGGGCGAACCGTTCTGGATCACCGCCGAGCGCCAGGGTGTGCGCACGGCGATTCAGTTCTGGCTCGGATCGGAGAACGCGTTCGACGGTGACCGCGCCACGCGCTGGTTCCCCTATCATCATGTCATGCCCTATGAGGACCGCCCGGCGGCGGCCATGACCTGGCTGGACGGGCCGGAAGCCCTGCGCCCGCGCCTGATCGCGCTGTATTTCGACCAGCCTGACGGCGCCGGGCACGGCTTCGGTCCGGACTCAGACGGCTATGGCGCCGAAATCGAGCGCGTAGACGGCATTCTCGGCCAGATGATCCGCGAACTTGAGGCCCGTGGCCTGCTGGAGCGCACCGACTTCATCTTCCTGTCCGACCATGGCATGGCGCAGATCAGCGCCGAGCGCGTCATCACCATTGATGATCATTTCGATATCGGCTCGGTGTTCATCCCCGAAGTGCACGGGCGCTGGGGCAATTCCTATCAGCCCTACATGAATCTCTACGCCGATGATCCGGACGCTGCCGAAGCGGCCTATCAGGCGATGGTGGACCTGCACCCGAACCTGCGCGTCTGGCGGCGCGGCGAGATGCCGGACCATATCCGCATCGACCATCCCACGCGCGGGCCGGACGTGTTCATCATGGCGGACGCCGGCTGGATGCTGACCTCGGGACAATTGCCTGCACCCGAGCGGCCGCTGACCATGCGCGGCACCCATGGCTATGACGCGAACGATGCGTCCATGCACACTGTGCTGATCGGTGCCGGCCCGTCCTTCCCACAAGGCCGGACCACCGGCCCGGTGCGCCATCTCGATCTCTACCTGCTGGTCACCTGCCTTCTGGGCGTGACGCCGGCGCAGACGGAAAGCGATCCGGACGCCGTGGCGCGCCTGACCGGCGGGCGCTGCCCGCCGAACTAG